A single genomic interval of Nonomuraea rubra harbors:
- a CDS encoding TetR/AcrR family transcriptional regulator, protein MDRDRALDDLTARARIRDAALAQFAEHGIKATRLQDVARAAGVSIGLVQHHYGTKDGLRDACDSYVLERLVQRARDEAAKPDPGGLAALYEGSELMVRYLARALAEGSPAAEEFFAGAARVTEEFLTSTWPDRFPPGSAKARDAAAVMSAMHAGTIVLHPYLSRRMGVDVLAREHTTAIGAAMAEVYTAMGEFARSEAGRRLTEEHGDD, encoded by the coding sequence ATGGATCGAGACAGAGCGCTTGACGACCTCACCGCCCGGGCTCGCATCAGGGATGCGGCGCTGGCGCAGTTCGCCGAGCACGGGATCAAGGCAACCAGGCTGCAGGACGTCGCCCGCGCGGCCGGCGTCTCGATCGGTCTGGTGCAGCACCACTACGGCACCAAGGACGGGCTGCGCGACGCTTGCGACTCCTACGTGCTGGAGCGGCTCGTCCAGCGCGCCAGGGACGAGGCGGCCAAACCCGATCCGGGCGGCCTGGCCGCCCTGTACGAGGGCAGCGAGCTGATGGTGCGCTACCTGGCCCGTGCCCTGGCAGAGGGCTCGCCGGCGGCGGAGGAGTTCTTCGCGGGCGCGGCCCGGGTCACCGAGGAGTTCCTCACCAGCACCTGGCCCGATCGTTTTCCGCCGGGCTCGGCCAAGGCACGCGACGCCGCCGCCGTGATGAGCGCGATGCATGCCGGGACGATCGTCCTGCACCCCTACCTGAGCCGCCGCATGGGCGTGGACGTGCTGGCCCGCGAGCACACCACCGCCATCGGCGCGGCCATGGCCGAGGTGTACACGGCCATGGGTGAGTTCGCCCGGTCCGAGGCCGGGCGCCGGCTGACCGAGGAGCACGGCGATGACTGA
- a CDS encoding ABC transporter ATP-binding protein, protein MTDPIEITGLVKTYGRTRALDGLDLTVRQGEVHGFLGPNGSGKTTTLRVLLGLLRTDAGHVRLLGGDPWRQAVELHRRLAYVPGDVTLWPNLTGGEVIDVLARLRGGVSPARRAELIERFALDPGKQTRTYSKGNRQKVALIAAFACDAELLLLDEPTSGLDPLMEAVFRDCVTQAQAGGRTVLLSSHLLSEVEALCDRVSIIRAGRTVEAGTLAELRHLTRTSITATLPGPPDGLAGLPGVHDLTMTADGRVHCQVDSAALAGVLARLAALGVRDLTAQPPTLEELFLRHYETKAAA, encoded by the coding sequence ATGACTGACCCGATCGAGATCACCGGCCTGGTCAAGACCTACGGCCGCACCCGCGCCCTGGACGGCCTGGACCTCACCGTGCGCCAGGGCGAGGTGCACGGCTTCCTCGGCCCGAACGGCAGCGGGAAGACCACCACGTTACGCGTCCTGCTCGGGCTGCTGCGCACCGACGCCGGCCACGTCCGCCTGCTCGGCGGCGACCCCTGGCGGCAGGCCGTCGAGCTGCACCGCAGGCTCGCCTACGTTCCCGGCGACGTCACACTGTGGCCGAACCTGACCGGGGGAGAGGTGATCGACGTGCTGGCCAGGCTGCGCGGCGGCGTCTCCCCGGCCCGGCGGGCGGAGCTGATCGAGCGCTTCGCGCTGGACCCCGGCAAGCAGACACGCACCTACTCCAAGGGCAACCGGCAGAAGGTCGCCCTGATCGCAGCCTTTGCCTGCGACGCCGAGCTGCTGCTCCTGGACGAGCCGACCTCCGGGCTCGACCCGCTGATGGAGGCCGTCTTCCGCGACTGCGTGACGCAGGCCCAGGCAGGCGGCCGGACGGTGCTCCTGTCCAGCCACCTCCTGTCAGAGGTCGAGGCGCTGTGCGACCGGGTGTCGATCATCCGCGCCGGACGTACCGTCGAGGCCGGCACCCTGGCCGAACTGCGTCACCTGACCCGCACCTCCATCACCGCCACCCTGCCCGGGCCGCCCGACGGGCTCGCCGGCCTGCCCGGGGTGCACGACCTGACCATGACGGCGGACGGCCGGGTGCACTGCCAGGTCGACAGCGCCGCGCTGGCAGGGGTGCTGGCCCGGCTGGCCGCCCTCGGAGTCCGCGACCTGACCGCGCAGCCGCCCACGCTGGAGGAGCTGTTCCTGCGCCACTACGAGACGAAGGCGGCGGCCTGA